The following proteins are encoded in a genomic region of Montipora foliosa isolate CH-2021 chromosome 8, ASM3666993v2, whole genome shotgun sequence:
- the LOC137968252 gene encoding polyubiquitin-B-like — MSAATTMESNLEVSKAVDLSRQQKDVDWVAGLADYSAVSEGDKTKQLSEADFTQSRGNIPKTATRPLGLSEKMQILVDPFIGEKFYLEVGPSDSVEKVKTKILEKKGIPPDQRVLEFKGELLKDERTLSDYHIDKESTPYLRFRYHDAATVFVKTLTGSTISLCVRTSDSVESLRRKIMVEVGPVQDLRLIYLQLEDGCTLTDCRVTDECTVHLVSRLRGGGEGMEIFAKLLNGKLLRLGVAPDDLIENVKGKIQDEVGISPDEQELFCDGWKLKNGRTLRHYNIQSDFTLTVVISQPNEPNL, encoded by the coding sequence ATGTCGGCAGCAACAACTATGGAAAGTAATCTTGAGGTATCCAAGGCAGTTGATCTATCAAGACAACAAAAGGATGTTGACTGGGTTGCTGGGTTGGCCGATTATTCGGCTGTTTCGGAAGGtgacaagacaaaacaactGTCAGAAGCGGATTTTACTCAGAGTCGGGGAAATATTCCCAAAACGGCTACCCGACCCTTGGGTCTTTCAGAGAAAATGCAAATCTTGGTCGACCCTTTCATTGGTGAAAAATTCTATTTAGAAGTCGGACCAAGTGATTCTGTTGAGAAAGTGAAGACGaaaattttggagaaaaaaggGATACCACCAGACCAGCGGGTACTCGAATTTAAAGGTGAGCTACTAAAAGATGAGCGCACTTTAAGTGACTACCACATTGACAAGGAATCCACTCCGTATTTGCGGTTTCGATACCATGATGCGGCGACCGTCTTTGTCAAAACGTTGACTGGTTCAACTATCAGTCTGTGCGTTAGGACAAGCGATTCTGTTGAGAGCTTGAGGAGGAAAATTATGGTCGAAGTAGGACCAGTACAGGATCTAAGACTTATCTATCTACAACTGGAAGATGGCTGCACCCTAACCGACTGCAGGGTTACAGACGAATGCACAGTGCATTTGGTGTCGCGACTCCGTGGAGGCGGCGAAGGCATGGAAATTTTCGCAAAGTTGCTAAATGGAAAGTTGTTAAGGTTAGGAGTGGCACCCGATGATCTGATCGAGAACGTGAAGGGGAAGATTCAGGACGAGGTAGGCATCTCTCCTGATGAACAGGAGCTTTTTTGTGACGGCTGGAAGCTCAAAAATGGTCGCACTTTGCGTCACTACAATATTCAGAGTGACTTTACTTTAACAGTTGTTATTTCTCAACCGAACGAACCAAACCTATAA